ACCAAGTTGGGGTGAATATACCAAGGCTATTATTCGCTGGCTGGAATAAACATTTAAAATGACAAATTTAGGTATAAGCAATCAATTCTTTCTCAACTACGAATGCTACACAGTATGACGGTGGATCTCACAGATTTTGCAGTCCAAATTTTAGCACACTGGTTCAGATCCCATACGTTAACCTCAACGCCCttcctgaaatatcaaataagTCATAACAATCATTCTATTTTCCACCATTAAGGTTATCTTGCAGAACCCAATATTCACGGTTACTCACCCACCAAACAATGCATAGTTTTCATCTGCGTCAACCTTGGAGCACAAAATGCTGCCTGAACCACTAACATTCCATGCCGTTTCTGTACCTTCAACACCAGAATCTTCAGGTGATTTTGACATTTTAACACACTTCATGCTTGCTTGTCCTTTTATTGTGCACGTAAGCAGGGTACATGACCTATAAATGTATaagaaaatatacaaatataacaCGAAGGAATTTAGGAACGAGCCTATTTTACTCTGGGTGAGATTTACATTAAATGCATCTTCCAAGCCGCATCCTTGTTAACTCATTGCCAACACATTGAAAGCACTTCGCTTGGAGTGCTAGTTActtttttttaatcaagtaaaAGAGTGCTAGTTACTAACCCGCATTTAGTAACTCATTATCAAAAACTAGGTTGTTTTGCTCACCACTATTGAATACGTTGGCTGTGGATATCAGGAAATATTAATTGAATTTAGTAGCCATCAATTATTCCACTTTAGGCACACTGCAGAAGGGAAACTGTATACAGGTGCTAACACTTACCTGAGAATTCCAAGTTATTAACTATGTGTAGATATTATCATAGGAGGTTTCTTAGTCAGGGATAGCAAATGGGATATTAGGGTATTAACTCTTCGCCAATGTTTGGTTCATATTTAGGGCCACTGATCACTCGGAAGACCAGACTCCATATTAGGTTCATATTTTGCCCCTGGCTAACTAGCGAAGGgtcttgctatttttttttttatataaggtaCTAGCGAAGGGTCTTGCTAACACATATTAATATCAGAAACAGCACGATCATCAGTCGAGATCAAGAAAAAATAGCCTTTTACATTTACCTTTATCCCTCTTATTCTTCCACTTCCCTATCCTCCCCTATAGTCTATCCATCCTCATATCCAAGAGGTGCCTACCTAAAAAGAAAAGAGAGTGCGGAAACTCGTGTATTCTCAAACCTCAACCAATGCAAACTcttatttctttttattattcCTTTGGATCAACACCTTATACACTCCCTCCTTTTTTCCTTATCTTATTTCTAGTCTCACACAAACTCCAATATTAATCATATTGTTTACAACTAATAACTGCAGCGTAACAATCCTATTTACAACTTAACGAAAAGTACAAACTTGTCCTCATAGGAACCACCACATCCCTTGTGCAAAGCCAAACAACCTCCAGGGATGTCATTACCAATTCAAGAGTCAATAGCACATTTGAACAAGACAGTCTACCTTCCGCACCAATCAAGAACTGGAGAGTTGCATATTTAAAATAATTGGAGCACCGAGGAAAATGGGCTATTGAGCAATGTGTTTTTATCCATGTCTAAGAACGTTCACTTTAACAAGTTGGTGACTCAATGAGCTAACCAGGATAAGATACTTCCAAAAGCAGGTTGAAGACAGTACCTTGATGATGAGTCCTGCCTCTCTTTTCTGAATAGATGCAAGCCGATAATAGAATTATCTTCAGATATTTTATCACTTTGATTTTGATTTGAAATTGATGCACAAACATTTCCATTGACAGGACTAAGCACCTCAATCTGTGCAGTATAAAAGTAGTAAAGGGTGCTGCTCAACACTCAAGAAAACAAAACTTCATTTATCCTGATTTTGATCAAAGATAAAAAGCGCTTACCAAGCCATTTCTTCTTGCTACACCTAGAAGCTGCAAACAATTATTAAAAAACACAATGGTTAGATATCTCACAGGCCAAGTAGTTCCGTAGAAGCAGTTGCCACTCAAaggctaaattattatctttagaagaatgaatatctaaattttatgGAGATCAGTTCTAATATGATATCTGCATGCTATATAGCTAGATGATTTACTGGAAGATGCCAGCACTAAGCAACTATAATCCTCGATTGGGTTTAATTTTAAGCAATAAGCATGTCTACATAAAGCATACAACCTAAAATTGAGCCAAGCTGTCACTTGAAATGCCTCAATCCCTAACATGGAGGAAACAGAATTGTTTTGTTCTGTTTCTTCCTGACATTTTTGCTTTCTCTCTTATCTTGACGTTTGGGTTAATGACAAGAACTATCCATTCCATTAACAAGCAAATCAGACCAAAAGTCCTCCGAAGTACAAAGCACTATCAAAGTGCAAGAGGAAAAAAGGCCCTCAGCCAACTTGATTTAATAGTGGAAGAAGCTTTAGCTTTCGTTCATTTTCCTTTCATACATTTTTCTTTGCAATTTTCATAGGAGTTTCTATACATTGCGATATTCCATAACCAAAACCTTTTTCACCCTTTTCTGAAACTAGAGAGAACTGATAGTGTACTGAAAATTCACAACTCCAAACAACACCTAGTGGCTCTAGAAACAGCTCCTACGCAATAACTTAACATACAAATCTCATCTCTCTATCAAATAAAACTATCCACCCAACCCGTACATTATACATGTAGAAACACAAAGACAGAAAACATTATTCCACAATGAGTTAAAAGAaacactaaggggtcgtttggtaggatgtATTagagaaaacaacaacaacaacaacaacaacaacaacaacaacccagtgaaatcccacaacgtggggtctagggagggtagagtgtacgcagaccttactcctaccaaggtaggacggctgtttccgaaagaccctcggctcaataaaaaaacattaaaaaaaacataaaaagaggtcagataaggctaagagattcaaagcgatatggaaatgaagtaacacaaacgacacagataacatagaataatcaaagcacggaaaataacagataataacataaatcagagcacataAATCAGGATGTATTAGAGAAAGtaatacatatattaactttggtattattaattccttgtttggtagtgttttcaacctatgtataactaatgGGTAAATAGCGCTTTTGGTCCCCGAGTTATTGCTATATTCCAATTTTGATCCTTGTGTTATTTGACTAAGCACATCAGACCTTCAATTAACCTAGGTGTGTGATTTTTCTATTAGAAATTCTCTATTTAGTGGACTCACATATTTAATATAATTGTAAATAGATTGCTATCAATTAAAGAAGCCCATTTTTATGATCTAATAAAGTGTTAATTTATAGAAATATCAGTTAATAGTGTATGGGCTTCATATATGAGAAACCCAATACAATTTTCAGATATATTGATGGGCCTATATCTGAAAAGGTACCTATTGTGAAAAGTCATCTCGAAGAGTTGCCTttccttatttatagtgttgtgGTCCCTAAGTCTGTTACCGATTATTTTCCTCTCTGACTCATTAAGAGAAGTGCCATAAAAAAAGTAACAAGACTTAGAAGATCCCTCCTTCCTTCAATTGATTCTTACTATGGACCAAGTTAAATGCCCTAACAAATCTTCTAGATTTATGTAATTGTCTAATGATTTACTTGCGATCTTGTGTGGAGTGTATAAAGTTTTCCATCATTTTCTCCTTTAAACTAACATATGTTAAACTGTTAACAGAATATGTGTTTGGAAAAGAACCAGAAATAGAGCTGATATGAGTCATTTTTCTTCCCCGCATAACTTACCTCATCATTActaatacaccctattcagtactatttTTATACgctctaccaaacgacccctaaatggAATATTAGCCCACAAGTAGAATAATATAGCACATACATAATACAATGAAGTTGAGAGGGACAACTTACAGGGTCAAATTGGCGGTCTATAATTGACGTGGCAAGAACACACCTTGAAGCATTAGGCTCCCCCCATCTCTCCACCACCTTAGGAGCTTCATTTTGCTCACCCTTTGCTTCAATAACTGCTCCCAACAAAATCTTTTTTAAGAAAAGAAATACCCTTTGCACTACTGATTGTGAGCTGAAAAGGGTCAGTTTCCATTCAAACAAAAATACAATTTATAGGAAAAAAGATTCAAACTTTATTGAAACATATTAATTAAAAGCTCAAACATTTACCTTTGATTAATCCAAGAATGTCAAAAGTTAAAGCTCTAAGAGAAGGGCAACCAGGGGACTCCAATATGGTAGTACGAggcatatttttcttttttgtttgttcCTATTCACTACTACTTTTATTGAACAAGAAAAACCCACAAATTCCACTACTTAGAAGGTATAAATAAAGACCCAAAAAGGTATTTACAGTGAAAGTTGGAGGAAGGGGTGGCGGCAAACGCCAAAGAGGGAGGAAAGGAAGAAGAGGAGAGAGCGGCACCAGCGGTATGTCAGATGCACTATTGGGTATTCATCAAATTAAATTGTTAAACACATGGGTTGAGAGAAAATGacataaatagtcccttatttGTGGTAGAGTAGATCTAAAATGATACCTTAATTATATACTTACCCTTAATTATAtacttaccggttttagtcctttaactatttaaaaatttatcaaatttggtctctatttgtttttttatacaaacagcgtacaaactcataaatcttcgtgagattaatcgttaaaccattcctcagacctatatttctctctccctgcttctttttcctcaagttcattctttaacctcaacttttttcctcaagttctctctCGCGTTTCGTaccgacggactgcgtcagtTAAAACCGACCCAGTCCGTcagttttgttaaaaaaaaaaaaaaaaaactgacggtctcacgtcggtttttttttttgaaaattaaagaatgaaatctaggaacttggagtcaaacccgggtatgttccttggcattaaaggcctttaccactagaccactgatattttttgttcatatacttacattgatttaatttatactgttttttcgCTCTAAAAACCGACAGACTCCGTCTTCGTcggttttttataaaaaataaaaaataaaaataaaaaaccgacggactccatcggtttattttagaaaataatataacaaataattatattttttcgagcatttttgtgcaaaaaataatcgacgcagtccgtcggttttcttaaaaaaaaaagatttaaaaaaattattgaaaaaaccGACAGAATCTGTCAGtctttccgtcggttttttccaTCAGtttttttccgtcggtttttactagttttttagtagtgtttgagaAGAATGGTTACAAAAATTTTGTGTCTGAGTTTGTCTTTTCGAATTTTAGAGACTCGAGAGCGACACCAGTGctagaatgtttttttttttttttaacaagaggaacttgaggaaaaagaagcagggagagagaaatataggtctgaggaatggtttaatgattaatctcacgaaggtttatgagtttctacgctgtttgtataaaaaaattgacggagaccaaatttgataagtttttagatagttaaaggactaaatccggtaagtgtatagttaagggaccattttagacctactcccatagataagggactatttatggccttttctccaTGGGTTGAGCTCAAAAACATGGCCCAACCCCAGATACCCAACTAAAAAATGAACGGACATAACAATTGTCCTACATCTAATAAATAAAAGGCCCAATAgggtaaattttaattttaaaaaaaaatgggaaatTGACGTGGAAATACAATAAGGACATACTATTGGCACAAAACAACCCAGATTTTAACTATTGGCATCTAATAGCCAAAATACAGAATTCCTTCTTAAATATTGGCGTTATATAACCAACTAATTAAATATACAAATTAATTAATTCTCACCTATTGGCCAATTAACAGTTATATACATTCCCCATAAACTATTGACATGTTTGTAGCCACTAATTTGGTTAGCAAATAGAAGCCAAAAGGATTTACAAATATAAAAATAACAAACAGATTTACCTTGTATTTTTTATTGGAAAAGTAAAAAATTTAGTCCTAATTTCATGCATCCACTAATAACACTCCTAAATAATTACAACACGTTTCTTGTTCCCGATAAA
Above is a genomic segment from Lycium barbarum isolate Lr01 chromosome 12, ASM1917538v2, whole genome shotgun sequence containing:
- the LOC132623984 gene encoding uncharacterized protein LOC132623984, translating into MPRTTILESPGCPSLRALTFDILGLIKVIEAKGEQNEAPKVVERWGEPNASRCVLATSIIDRQFDPLLGVARRNGLIEVLSPVNGNVCASISNQNQSDKISEDNSIIGLHLFRKERQDSSSRSCTLLTCTIKGQASMKCVKMSKSPEDSGVEGTETAWNVSGSGSILCSKVDADENYALFGGKGVEVNVWDLNQCAKIWTAKSPANNSLGIFTPTWFTSATFLCKDDHRKFVVGTNSHQVFCAVRLYDISAQRRPVASFDFRETPIKVVAVDVDGHTIYIGNGSGDLASFDIRTGKLLGSFLGKCSGSIKSIVRHPELPVIASCGLDSYLRIWDVKSRQLLSAVFLKQHLSSVVFDSKFSAREIQVPPQQQDTDETLEMEEEEVKPVKRKKASKEHSGSKKVKTKKKSKRSKADNSDAA